The DNA region ATGGCTTTGGAAAAGTACATTGAAAAGGTTAACAAAGGAAAATAAACAAACCAAACTTTTATAAAAAAATAGGGATGACTTAAGTTTAAGTCATCCCTATTTTCATTTGGCGCTGTGTGTAATTCGCACTGTATTTCTTCCCCGTTTTAAAACGCATAGCGCTGTGGGCCGCCACGCCTAATTTCCTCACTACAATGGGCTTCAAACTTTTTAAAGTTGTTTCTAAAAGCATTGGTTAATTTAAATGCCGTTGTGTAGTAAGCTTCATCGTCGTTCCAAGTAGCCCTTGGACTTAGTACGCTGGTTGGTACCCCCGGACAACTGCGAGGCTGTGCCACTCCAAAAACCGAATGTATATGGTAATCGTCGTAATTGTAAAGTCCTAAATCGCCATTTAAAACTGCGTTTATCATAGCTCGGGTGTATTTGAGTTCCATGCGTTTGCCAACGCCATAAGGTCCGCCAGTCCAACCGGTATTGACCAACCAAACATTTACACCGGCATCAATCATTTTTTTGCTCAACATTTCGGCATACTTCGAGGGGTGCAATGGCATAAAAGGCGCTCCAAAACAGGCCGAAAATGAAGGCACAGGCTCCACCACGCCTGCTTCGGTTCCTGCTACCTTAGCCGTATAGCCCGAAATAAAATGATAGGCCGCTTGGCTAGGTGTTAATTTTGAAATGGGCGGAATAACACCAAAAGCATCGGCCGTTAAAAAGAATATATTCTTTGGATTTTTACCGATGGAAGGAATTTTAATGTTTTCGATATGATGGATGGGGTAACTAACTCTCGTATTTTGGGTAATGGAGGTATCCGCAAAATCTACATTCCCGTCCTTATCTAAAATCACATTTTCGAGAATAGCCCCTTTTTTAATGGCAGCGTAAATTTCAGGTTCGTTATCTCTCGACAGATTGATGACTTTGGCATAGCATCCGCCTTCAAAATTAAACACCGAATTTTCAGAAGTCCACCCGTGTTCATCATCACCGATTAAACTGCGGTTCGGATCAGTTGAAAGCGTCGTTTTCCCAGTACCCGAAAGCCCAAAGAAAATTGCGGTATCCCCTTTTTTTCCAACATTCGCACTACAGTGCATGGGCAATGTGTTTTTTTCTACCGGAAGGATAAAATTCAACGCCGAAAAGATACCTTTTTTAATTTCGCCCGTGTAACCCGTTCCGCCAATAAGGGCTATTTTTTTTGTAAAGTTCAAAATCGCAAAATTATGCTGGCGTGTGCCATCTTCATCCGGATTGGCTCTAAAACCTGGCGCATTCACAACCGTCCACTCGGGCTCAAAACGTTTTATATCTTCCTCAACGGGACGCAAAAACATATTGTATGCAAACAGGTTGCTCCAAGGATATTCGTTAATAACACGAATATTCATTTTATAATTTTCATCGGCGCAAGCGTAACAATCGCGCACAAAAATCTCTTTGTTGGACAAATAATCTGTTACTTCTCTGTAAAGCGCATCGAAGGCATCCCCATCAAACGGAATATTAATGTTGCCCCACCAAATTTTATCTTCGGTTATTTTATCCTTTACAATAAACCGATCTTGCGGTGACCGCCCCGTAAACTCTCCTGTATTCACGGCCAACGCCCCAGAAGAAGCCTCAACACCTTGCCCCTTTTCTATAGTAATTTTGTGCAACTCATCGGGCGACAGTTGATATCTTACCGTTGCATTTTTAATACCGTAATTTTCTAATGAAACCGTTCGCTTTACCTTGGCTTTTTTTTCCATAGTATTCCAGATTATTTTCCGTTAAGTTAATATAATGTTTTAATTATTGGGGTTTATTCGCTTTTTCTGATTTTGATAACGTTCACCAATAACACTATCCACGCCGCTATTAAAAGGAGTCCGCCAATGGGTGTTACAAAGCCAATAGTTTTAAAATTGAATGCGGTTAAAACGTTTGTTGATAGCAAATAAATGGAGCCCGAAAATAAAATCACGCCCAGTAGCACCAAATTCGCCATTATATTTTTAGTTTTTTCAGAAATATTCGGAACCACAGCAACAAACAGCAAAAACAAAGCGTGGTACATTTGATACCTTACGCCAATTTCAAAACTGTTTTGCGACTCCACAGAAATCAACGCCTTTAAAGCATGGGCGCCAAAAGCCCCTAAAACGATACTTAATCCCCCCAAAGCAGAGGCCGTAATTAAAACTTTTTTACTCATTGTACATAAATAATTCTCAACAATTCCTTTTATTGATTATTAATTTCGTAAAAATAAATATTATTTTAGCAGATAACTAAAATAAATTGAATTTTATTAAAACGTTTGCTATGCGTCAAGTTTTGGTAATTGGTTCGGGAAAATCGACGTCTTATCTGTTAAAATATTTAATGGACAACGCCGAAATGGAGCAACTTTTTATTACCGTTGCCGATATAAGCCTGAAGCATGCCGAAACGCTCATCGCGAATCGTAGGCGAGCTACCACCCAAGTTTTGGATGTTTTTAACGCTACAGACCGAGCTAAGGCCATAAGTCAGGCCGATATTGTGATTTCAATGCTTCCGGCGCAATTTCATATTGAAGTGGCCAAAGATTGCATCCGCTTTGGAAAGCATATGGTCACCGCATCGTACATCAGCCCAGAAATGCAGGCTTTGGATGATGAAGCTAAAAGCAAAGGACTCTTTTTTATAAATGAAATTGGCGTAGATCCGGGCATTGATCACATGAGCGCCATGCAGGTTATTGACCGCATTCGAAATAAAGGCGGAAAAATGATTCTATTTGAATCGTTTACCGGCGGACTGATTGCTCCCGAAAGCGACAACAACCTCTGGAACTACAAATTCACCTGGAACCCCAGAAACGTGGTTACCGCTGGGCAAGGTGGGGTTGCCAAATTTTTACAGGAGGGCACCTATAAATACATTCCGTATCACCGACTCTTCCGTCGTACCGAGTTTTTGGATATTGAAGGTTTTGGCCGATTTGAAGCCTATGCCAACCGCGATTCCTTAAAATACCAAACGG from Tamlana crocina includes:
- a CDS encoding saccharopine dehydrogenase C-terminal domain-containing protein — translated: MRQVLVIGSGKSTSYLLKYLMDNAEMEQLFITVADISLKHAETLIANRRRATTQVLDVFNATDRAKAISQADIVISMLPAQFHIEVAKDCIRFGKHMVTASYISPEMQALDDEAKSKGLFFINEIGVDPGIDHMSAMQVIDRIRNKGGKMILFESFTGGLIAPESDNNLWNYKFTWNPRNVVTAGQGGVAKFLQEGTYKYIPYHRLFRRTEFLDIEGFGRFEAYANRDSLKYQTVYGLENIKTLYRGTMRRVGFSRAWNIFVALGMTDDSYTIEDSEHMSYRDFVNAFLPYSPSDSVELKLRHQLKIDQDDMVWDKLLELDIFNPNKRVDLKNATPAQILQKILEDKWTLSPNDKDMIVMYHKFGYELNGKNHQIDANMVVLGENQTYTAMAKTVGLPVAMATLAILNGKIKSTGVQRPINKEVYQPILVELQNHGIVFNEKEVPYFGYNPLHQ
- a CDS encoding DUF423 domain-containing protein; this encodes MSKKVLITASALGGLSIVLGAFGAHALKALISVESQNSFEIGVRYQMYHALFLLFVAVVPNISEKTKNIMANLVLLGVILFSGSIYLLSTNVLTAFNFKTIGFVTPIGGLLLIAAWIVLLVNVIKIRKSE
- the pckA gene encoding phosphoenolpyruvate carboxykinase (ATP), with the protein product MEKKAKVKRTVSLENYGIKNATVRYQLSPDELHKITIEKGQGVEASSGALAVNTGEFTGRSPQDRFIVKDKITEDKIWWGNINIPFDGDAFDALYREVTDYLSNKEIFVRDCYACADENYKMNIRVINEYPWSNLFAYNMFLRPVEEDIKRFEPEWTVVNAPGFRANPDEDGTRQHNFAILNFTKKIALIGGTGYTGEIKKGIFSALNFILPVEKNTLPMHCSANVGKKGDTAIFFGLSGTGKTTLSTDPNRSLIGDDEHGWTSENSVFNFEGGCYAKVINLSRDNEPEIYAAIKKGAILENVILDKDGNVDFADTSITQNTRVSYPIHHIENIKIPSIGKNPKNIFFLTADAFGVIPPISKLTPSQAAYHFISGYTAKVAGTEAGVVEPVPSFSACFGAPFMPLHPSKYAEMLSKKMIDAGVNVWLVNTGWTGGPYGVGKRMELKYTRAMINAVLNGDLGLYNYDDYHIHSVFGVAQPRSCPGVPTSVLSPRATWNDDEAYYTTAFKLTNAFRNNFKKFEAHCSEEIRRGGPQRYAF